The following proteins are co-located in the Silene latifolia isolate original U9 population chromosome 1, ASM4854445v1, whole genome shotgun sequence genome:
- the LOC141645801 gene encoding uncharacterized protein LOC141645801, whose protein sequence is MLIALSTKNKIGFIDGSISRPAATARNWRHCNDTIFSWIINSVSPEIGDFILYSATAQDAWEELEERFSQSNGAQLYGVHKKLSDFSQGNDGIGTYYTKLKSIRDEINGIGMNPKCSCTCNCGAREKQVRFQEDKKAVEFLMGLNDSYVVVRGTILMQNPLPKVAIIYNNLLQEERQREIHSTVNVQAESAAMLTKNVGYKGNSYNNNNKPFYNSGNASNRGNPSNNFRGNNVPHNNNSFNSSGRGQGNYKGKTPVENETFTEKPKFYVYCKRNNHNLDSCYHLINMNRRFAGNVFTDQDLATSSTAGGFSENQMTDDDFNTAEITATAANFVGNIYPNPQTPDYFNSWILDSDASDHFCSNKALFCEFHAISKPYTVSLPNGDIVKIDTIGTVQIAYDLCLQNMLYVPSFKYNLLSISKLTKQLGSESNLDTYLPNKVDSHSTSLSSSVTNVSCNIWHTRLGHLPVYKMKQLKLCNDFPIYEKDLSICPTCAKARQHRMSFPISSSSSLLPFELIHIDLWGPYNTPTYNGFKYFLTIVEDFTRCTWTHLLTCKSSAFSFIKAFLKMVDTQFDKKVKIIRSDNALELGRSNAISQSFIDNGIIHQTSCIHTPQQNGVVERKHKQLLETA, encoded by the exons ATGCTCATTGCACTTTCTACAAAGAACAAAATCGGATTTATTGATGGAAGCATTTCCAGGCCTGCTGCAACAGCTAGAAATTGGCGGCACTGTAATGATACAATATTTTCTTGGATTATTAATTCAGTGTCTCCAGAAATTGGGGATTTCATTCTCTACAGTGCCACTGCACAAGATGCTTGGGAAGAACTTGAAGAAAGATTCAGTCAGTCCAATGGTGCGCAACTTTATGGAGTTCATAAGAAACTGTCAGATTTTTCACAAGGAAATGATGGAATTGGTACCTACTACACAAAACTCAAGTCAATAAGGGATGAGATCAATGGCATTGGAATGAATCCTAAGTGTAGTTGTACTTGTAATTGTGGAGCCAGAGAGAAGCAGGTCAGATTTCAAGAAGACAAGAAAGCTGTTGAGTTTCTGATGGGTTTAAACGATTCTTATGTTGTTGTTAGAGGCACAATCTTGATGCAAAATCCTCTCCCCAAAGTGGCAATCATCTACAACAACTTGTTACAAGAAGAGCGACAAAGAGAAATTCATAGCACTGTCAATGTTCAAGCAGAATCTGCTGCTATGTTAACAAAGAATGTAGGATACAAGGGCAattcttacaacaacaataataagccATTCTACAATTCTGGTAATGCAAGCAATCGTGGTAATCCAAGCAACAATTTCAGAG GGAATAATGTCCCTCATAATAACAACAGTTTTAACTCTTCTGGTAGAGGACAGGGTAATTACAAAGGCAAGACTCCTGTAGAGAATGAGACATTCACTGAAAAGCCTAAGTTCTATGTCTATTGCAAGAGGAACAATCACAATTTGGACAGCTGCTATCATCTCATAAACATGAACAGAAGGTTTGCTGGAAATGTGTTTACTGATCAAGATCTTGCTACATCTTCTACAGCTGGTGGATTCTCAGAAAATCAGATGACTGATGATGATTTTAATACTGCTGAAATTACTGCCACTGCTGCAAACTTTGTTGGTAACATATATCCAAACCCTCAAACTCCTGATTATTTTAATTCTTGGATTTTAGATAGTGATGCCAGTGATCATTTCTGTTCCAATAAGGCTCTTTTTTGTGAATTTCATGCTATATCTAAGCCCTATACTGTCTCTTTGCCTAATGGTGACATTGTGAAAATAGATACCATAGGAACTGTTCAAATTGCATATGATTTATGTTTGCAAAATATGTTATATGTGCCTAGTTTTAAGTACAATCTTCTGTCAATAAGCAAACTAACAAAACAACTAGGATCAGAG TCCAACCTTGACACATATCTACCTAATAAAGTTGACAGTCACTCTACTAGTTTAAGTTCTAGTGTCACTAATGTTTCTTGTAATATCTGGCATACCAGATTAGGTCATTTACCAGTTTATAAGATGAAACAGTTGAAGTTGTGTAATGATTTTCCAATATATGAGAAAGATTTATCAATTTGCCCTACTTGTGCTAAGGCTCGACAACATAGAATGTCTTTTCCAATTAGTTCATCATCCTCTTTACTTCCTTTTGAATTGATTCACATTGATCTTTGGGGACCATACAATACACCGACTTATAATGGTTTCAAATATTTTTTAACTATTGTTGAGGATTTCACAAGGTGTACTTGGACACATTTGTTGACTTGCAAAAGCAGTGCTTTCTCTTTTATAAAAGCCTTTCTGAAAATGGTTGATACACAGTTTGATAAAAAGGTTAAAATAATAAGATCAGACAATGCACTTGAATTAGGAAGAAGTAATGCTATTTCACAGTCCTTCATTGATAATGGAATCATACACCAGACATCTTGCATTCATACTCCACAGCAGAATGGTGTTGTGGAAAGAAAGCATAAACAACTACTTGAAACTGCATGA